The nucleotide sequence GGaccgaaaataaaaaaatgtgattttttaaACCGAATcaaattttattaatatatatatatatatatatatatatatataggacaaagatccgttttttgcgagaatcgcgagaaccaatgtgaacacaacaaaaaatgcctaaaaatagctaaaaacacacaatttttttaatattttttataaaaaaaaatcgttacttttagtagccaatcttttttttttaaattatttaaaaatattttttttggctgctaaaagtagcgattttaacataaaaaatattaaaaaaaaattttagatttttttttttatttttttaggttttttgggggtttagtttttagcttggggtgggggggggggttagtttttcttttaggttttttgaggattttagtttttagcatttagcttggggggggggtagggttttttttttttggggggggggggggggggggttgggggtaggtttttttagggtttttttagctattttaggttgtattcacattggttctcgcaataaaggtggttctcgcatgaaccttaccctatatatatatatgtatatatatatatatatgtatatatataggtatatatatatatatatatatatatatatatatatatatatatatatatatatatatatatatatatagggagccgctagaatgagaaccacctcgagttgtaagaaccgcgagaactacaccccacggagcgccgttcgccatgattttttttacaagtagatgtgtatattataaacacagccgtaaaaaatcatggcgaacggcgctccgtggggtgtagttttttacaccacaagtttggtgaaaaaaaaaagaaaaaagaaaaaaaaattaaaaacaccaaacttgtggtgtaaaaaactacaccccacggagcgccgttcgccatgattttttacggctgtgtttataatacacacatctacttgtaaaaaaaaaatcatggcgaacggcgctccgtggggtgtagttctcgcggttcttacaactcggggtggttctcattctagcagccccctatatatatatatatatatatatatatatatatatatatatatatatatatatatatatatattttgagagttggctacaaagtctatttttcctacaaagtgtaaaaagtcataaaacaccataatgttaaccataaaacacactcaaaacccacaaataacaaagtgaagattactacaacgccatatttgtgggtttgtgttgtgttttggatgataatgCTTTGATTATcaaatgactaacattagtgtgttttatgttgattatcatgttgtgttttatattcatagttctacgatggtgtgtttgaagttttaatGGACtattagggtttggatattgtgttttagtgttCTTCACTCTGTAATTTGTGGATTTGGAGTGTGTTTTATgactgaaattgtggtgttttatgacttagtatactttgtaggaaaaatggattttgtagccgaaccccaccctttGTTTGATATGATTTGTAATAATGTGAACTCAAATACTTGGAAAAACCATaacaaactattggaggaaaatgactatttttaaaggtttggggtaaaaccgttaaagtgaccaaaacacaggaagcaaaacggaagtttactcttattttttttaaaccaagtCAATTTATAtgttttgagtaaattacaaaactcgtcctttatgttgacaccaAATTGCAAATTGTGTCATTCGTCTTCAAAAAGTAtaaaaaacgtactcgatgtttgtaAATCCTTGCACAttatgtcctttaaccctaactctGTTATTTTTCATGGTTAAATCAGACAAGTgtaccccacatgagggtattttggttattttacCATTTATTtatgggtaaattacacttttcatcctttatgtttgtatcgaattgcaacagatgacctttaacttcaataattacagtaaCAGTTCTTTATTTAgaaaactcattacaccctaCGTCCTTTGGCTCTAACCATGTTAAATTTTTAAGTGAAGTCTATTTATACAAGGGCAGTTTAGTCTTTTAACTTAATTATTTATagcatttaataaataaaagaatataaagTGCAAAACTTATTAAAACAATATAAATACTCTCTTTCTCTCCCCCTCACTAAAAGCTTTCACTGTCGCTCTCTCATCACAGGTGACCTGCAATGTTTTCCGGCAACACCTTTTCACGTTGAAACAAACAAACGCACACATGAGTCAGTAACCAAGACCAGCACTGGTCATCTCCAACCTCCTTCAGCCTTCAGCGCCCATTAGATCCTCGAAAGAACCCACCACTGCCGCACACCGTTTTTCCGACAACGAACACTCCAAAATCCAACGACTTCAGTGCAGATCCGGCGACTTTAGTCCAATTCAATGATCTAGGGTATCTAACGAGACCATGGGCTCGATTTGGTAGTTATGGTTCCGATTTAGGTTAAACATGGGCTCGATTTGGTATCTATCCGACGACTTCAGTCCGATTTAAGCTCTTAGGCGACCCATATTTGACGTTATGGTTCTGATTTAGGTTAAACATGGGCTCGATTTGGTGTTCATCATCCAGATTCGGGCCCAGGGTTTCCAGATAGTAGGGTTTAGGGCTCGATCTGATCTAGGGTGCTAGTTGTGTGAGGGTGGGGATGGAAGTGGTGGTGTGCACCGCCGGTGCCAGTTGTGTGAGGGTGGTTTTGAGAAAGATATAGAAGTCTGAGTTGAGTAGTCTGAGTTTGAGAAAGAGAGAGGAATTTCATTATGGAGAAGAAACAAAGTATGAAAAGACAGAAATGCCATCACATGAAGTGTACATGACCCGACTTAACTTaaattttaacctggttagtaATAAAGGACGAAATGTGTAACGAGTTTTCCatataaaggactgtgactgtaattactgaagttaaaggtcatccattgcaatctgGTATAAAcgtaaaggacgaaaagtgtaatttaccatttatttatataaaacaatttacctccaccacacacacacacacactctgcCATCACCTCCACCAACCACTAGCCACCACCATTACCTCCACCATACACCCCCACCACCACGACCACGACCACCGCAACACCGCCATTATAACTCCCACGCGCCACCCGACCCGCCAGCCTCCGCACCGCCACGACTACCGCACCACCGCCATTACCACTCCCACGAGCCATTCATCTCTCAGATCTGGAAGGAGGCGGCGACTGGTTGTTGATTTGGGTATTCGATGTGGGGTTCAGGTGAGGGTGTGGTGCGAGGATGACAAAGACGGGTCATGGCCGGAGTTATAAAGTCTCCAGCGAGTCGGATTGAGTCACAAAAGGTCGGGCAGAGAAATTGCGTATGGGGAAAAGGTTTGCTGTTGATTTAGGGACAGGTTTTTATACCGGTGACGAAAAATAGTTTAGGCAGGTTTGATGATTGCAACAATTTCAGGTGTTCTTATTTTGGTCCAAAAGCTGAGATACGATTTGAAATAACCGAAAAGAAAATAGAACGTTTATGTTTGGAAAgttgttatgttgttttgaaatgataataaaaaaaattatggatAGAATAGTTTGATTTGGTTTGCAATTGCTTCATTGGTTCCTGGTTTTTAGCCATAAACTCTTGTTGGAATGATGTGGTGGTGGTTAGGGAGTTGATGGTGGGTGGTGGAGATGATGGTGGTAGGTGGGTGATGGAAAGGGGAAGGggttataaaatgaccaaaatacccttttgtgGGGTACATTTGGTCTGATTTAACCATGAAAAATAACAGAGTTAGGGCTAAAGTACATAATGTGCAAGAGTTTGCAAAAATTGAGTACGTTATTTTTACcttttgaagataaaggacacactttgcaatctggtgtcaacataaaggacgagttttgtaatttactctatgtTTTTTTTGTGTGTGATGTGATTTGTAATAATGTGAATTCGAGTACTTtgactgaaaataaaaaaaagtgagTTGTTTAAATCGAGTCAGTTTAGCATCAAGCGATGGAATTTGTCGGAAAAGGGTCACGTGATTTTTCTCTAATATCGTCGCTAGATGCACCCAAAACCGTCACATATAGGCCCCAAAACAATCGCTTGTAGGATCTCAAAATGTCGTTAATGAGATATCCAAACGGACGCTAACTTTGTCGCAAACTCGTCCAAAAAAGCGTCACTAATTCCAACGCAAACCGGTCTAGGAAACCATCACTGTGTCCATCGCATTTGTCCTCAAAATTGTCGCTAGTTCACCATAAAAATGTTCGTATTGGTCCAATCGGAACTAAATTTGAGGCAAGAAATTTAATCCACACCATACGAATGCACTCCGGATTTGTGTTCAATTGCTTCCCAAGTTAATCTGAAGCGTTGAGTAGTATAACGTTGTGCATGTGTTGAGTTAAAACGGTTTCAAGTAACTAAAATTCATATTCGCTACAACACAATCAATGAAACAAAGTTTTGGTGCGTTCAAATTAAGTTTCTAGTTAATATTATAATTAGACGCGTTTGTCTGTCACCTTGCGAATGTTAATTGATCGAAAGAAAAGTTAGACTTTATCTGGAAATAAAATATTTGCATTATTATGTCAACTACCGAATTGAATGCAGTGATAATACATGTTTGGGTCCCGTACAACATTATCTTAATTTATATACAAACCCATGCATTCTTCCAAGTTTGACCTTGGACCGCAGACTATATTATATATCTGTGATTAGTTGATTACAAATCGAATAATCGATATATATGTAGGTGGTGTTTATATATAAATACAAAATAGCTTCCACACTTAAAATATATACTCTTTCTTTCTTGATGGCCTCTCTATTTCTTTTGCATGTGGTTAGTTTAGTACTGTTACTATCTAAAACACCAATGCTTTCTGCTTCTCCTACTTCTCTTTCGCTACCCTCGGTACTGAAACCGGGTTCATCTCTCTCCGTGGAGAACAAAGATGACATCTTAATCTCACCCAATGGGCTTTTCACCGCCGGCTTTTACAGTGTTGGTGAGAATGCCTATTGCTTCTCGGTATGGTTTACTAAACCTCTTGCAGACGAAAGCCACACCATTGTTTGGATGGCTAATCGAGATGTTCCAGTTAATGGAAAGCGTTCAAAGCTTTCCTTGTCAAAAACCGGAAATCTTGTTTTAAGGGACGCAGCACAACCATTACCCATTTGGACTACAAATATTATAGATTCCAAAGAACCTGCCCAGCTAGTTATGAACAATAACCTTTATCTTAAAAACGAAGAGAACCAAGTTATTTGGCAAAGCTTTGGGTCACCGACTGATACCCTTCTTCCACTTCAACAACTCACCAAAGATACACCACTTGTATCTTCAAGAAGTTTAACGAATTACTCTTCAGGGTTCTACAAGCTCTATTTTGACAATGATAATGTCATTAGACTTGTCTATAATGGGCCTAGAGTATCAGGGGTTTATTGGCCAAATCCCATGATAACAGCATGGGCGTCTGGAAGGAGCACCTTTGCAAGCCGAAGGACTGCCAGCCTGGATTTAAATGGTCATTTCGTATCAAGTGATAGTTTAATCTTCAACACTTCAGATTCTGAAAATCAGGCGGTGAGAAGGTTGACAGTGGATGTTGATGGTAACTTCCGAGCCTACAGTCTAGATGAGACCAGAGGCATTTGGAAAGTTACTTGGCAGGCTATTGCTGACACTTGCAGAGTTCATGGAATATGTGGAGAAAATAGTACATGTTCTATCAGTCCTAATCATGGTAGGAAATGTTCTTGCATACCCAATCACACAATGATTAATCAAACAGATTGGTCATATGGTTGTAGACCAAAATTCAATATAACATTATGTGGAAATGATGAGGATGAATTCTTACATTTTCCTCATTTTGATTTCTTTGGTTATGAGGCTAGATTTGTGCCTAATGTAACACTAGATGAATGTAAGAAAGTGTGTCTAGGCATCTGCAATTGCAAAGGATTCCACTTCAACTATGAGACGAATGGCGTTTTCTCGTGTTACACCAAATTTAGACTGCTAAACGGGTTCCGAACAGTGGATTCAAATGGTTCCATGTATCTAAAGGTGCCCAAGAGTATACGCCTATCGTCAAACAACAAAAACTTTGTTCATGGAGACAGCTTAGTTTGCAGCGAGAAATTACCAACAATCCGAATCGACAGAGCGTACGAAAAGAACCCAAAAAATGAGTCAGTCAAGTCCCTAATGATTTTTACCTATGTCTTTGGTGCACTTGAGGCCATTTGCTTTATCTATTTCTTTTATCGAACCCGTAATCCATTGAAGACAACACAAGGTTACATCCAAGCTGCTACAGGATTTCAGAGATTCAGCTATGCGGAATTGAAAAAGGCCACGAACAATTTTAGCAAAGAGATAGGGAGAGGAGGTGGTGGAATTGTGTACAAAGGAGAATTTTCAAACAATCGAGTTGCCGCAGTGAAACTTCTCAAGGAATTTAGTAACCACCAAGGTGAAGGTGAACTTCTGGCAGAGATAAGTACCCTTGGGAGGCTTAACCACATGAATTTAATTGACATATGGGGGTACTGTGCTGAGAGAAAACACAAATTGTTGGTTTACGAGTACATGGAAAATGGGTCACTGGCTCAAAACTTGCATTCCAGTAAGCTAGATTGGGGTAAGAGGTTTGACATTGCGGTGGGTACTGCGAAAGGGCTAGCTTATCTACACGAAGAATGCTTGGAATGGGTTTTGCATTGTGATGTTAAGCCTCATAATATATTGCTGGATAGCAATTGGAATCCAAAGGTTGCAGATTTTGGGCTGTCTAAGTTACTAGACCGCGATGGAACTCATAATT is from Helianthus annuus cultivar XRQ/B chromosome 9, HanXRQr2.0-SUNRISE, whole genome shotgun sequence and encodes:
- the LOC110879406 gene encoding putative receptor protein kinase ZmPK1: MASLFLLHVVSLVLLLSKTPMLSASPTSLSLPSVLKPGSSLSVENKDDILISPNGLFTAGFYSVGENAYCFSVWFTKPLADESHTIVWMANRDVPVNGKRSKLSLSKTGNLVLRDAAQPLPIWTTNIIDSKEPAQLVMNNNLYLKNEENQVIWQSFGSPTDTLLPLQQLTKDTPLVSSRSLTNYSSGFYKLYFDNDNVIRLVYNGPRVSGVYWPNPMITAWASGRSTFASRRTASLDLNGHFVSSDSLIFNTSDSENQAVRRLTVDVDGNFRAYSLDETRGIWKVTWQAIADTCRVHGICGENSTCSISPNHGRKCSCIPNHTMINQTDWSYGCRPKFNITLCGNDEDEFLHFPHFDFFGYEARFVPNVTLDECKKVCLGICNCKGFHFNYETNGVFSCYTKFRLLNGFRTVDSNGSMYLKVPKSIRLSSNNKNFVHGDSLVCSEKLPTIRIDRAYEKNPKNESVKSLMIFTYVFGALEAICFIYFFYRTRNPLKTTQGYIQAATGFQRFSYAELKKATNNFSKEIGRGGGGIVYKGEFSNNRVAAVKLLKEFSNHQGEGELLAEISTLGRLNHMNLIDIWGYCAERKHKLLVYEYMENGSLAQNLHSSKLDWGKRFDIAVGTAKGLAYLHEECLEWVLHCDVKPHNILLDSNWNPKVADFGLSKLLDRDGTHNLEFTRARGTRGYMAPEWLFVNHPITSKVDVYSYGVVVLEMITGRSPTGDQSVESKGRLDSWVKEKMIAAGGTNDWIKEVVDNTVVGNYDSSKMEILTKVALRCSEEDKDARPTMSQVVDMLLDNGGTRNF